The Lolium perenne isolate Kyuss_39 chromosome 6, Kyuss_2.0, whole genome shotgun sequence genome segment CGGCGAGCCCGGGCCCGACTGGGCCCGCCGCGCCGCGCCGGCTAGCCGTCGCGCCGCCCCCTCGGGCCTTCTTCTCGAGGGAGCCGTACCAGCCGCAAATACCGGAGCTGGCCGGGTACTCGCCCGTCCAGGCGGGGCTCGTGCCCATGGTCGTCGAGACCACCTCCCGCGGGGAGCGCTCCTACGACATCTTCTCGCGCCTGCTCAAGGAGCGCATCATCTGCATGAACGGGCCCATCGCCGACGAGACGGCGTCGCTCGTCGTGGCGCAGCTGCTCTTCCTCGAGTCCGAGAACCCGCTCAAGCCCATCAGCCTCTACATCAACTCCCCGGGCGGCGTCGTCACCGCGGGCCTCGCGATCTACGACACCATGCAGTACATCCGGTGCCCCGTCAACACCATCTGCATCGGCCAGGCCGCCTCCATGGGGtccctcctcctcgccgccggcGCGCGCGGGGAGAGGCGGGCGCTGCCCAACGCCAGGATCATGATCCACCAGCCCTCCGGCGGGGCGCAGGGCCAGGCCACAGACATCGCCATCCAGGCCAAGGAGATCCTCAAGCTGCGCGACCGCCTCAACAAGATCTACCTCAAGCACACGGGCCAGAAGATCGAGAAGATCGAGCAGTGCATGGAGCGCGATCTCTTCATGGACCCCGAGGAGGCCCTCGCATGGGGGCTTATCGACGAGGTCATTGAGAGCCGCCCAGCCTCGCTCATGCCCGAGGGCCTCAGCGGCGTTGACTCGCCTAACATCGgtgggagcggcggcggcggcagcggacgTGGCAGGGAGATGGAGGAGCCGTCGGCAGTATGAGGGGTGGGCACAAAGGTGAAAACCTTTCTCTGAGTCCGGTGGCTGTGTTGTTTGTTGGTAGATCTATGTTTTGATTCGTAATACAGCAACAGGTTAACTGTGTTTCAATTGCCTGAATTGAGCTATTGCTGATATTTATTGCAACTCCTGAAGGGGACTGCAATCATTTGATACTGATAAATTGTGGTGAATGCCTGTTATACGATCATTTGATTTCTGCAGTGATCAGTGAAATTTCTGCAGAGGATTGAGAGAGAACATTTGATTTGATATTGGGGTATACTGGTTTACTTGAAAAAAGCTACTTCCTTTGCACAAGGGACAAACTATCAATTCAACAACAAAGTTCTATGGCCCTTTCAGAATCATTGAAATTTTGGTCATTGTTGCTTGCAAGCTGCAACTGCCTGCTAATGTGGGCATTCATCTCCTTTTCCATGTTGGCCAGCTGAAAAAAAGCTCCGGGTAGTCGCACAATTCCAAAGTCACAACAGCTGCTTCAGGGGAAAATGGCAAGATAAATAATGAACCACTATCAAATTGTGGTGAATGCCTGTTATACGATCATTTGATTTCTGCAGTGATCAGTGAATTCTCGATTCCTGCAGACCTCAAGAGGATTGAGGGAAACATTTGATTTGATATTGGGGTAGGGTTTACTTGAAAAAAGTTACCATATCAAATGACCCTTTCAGAATCATTGAAATTTTTGGTCATGTTTGCTTACAAGCTGCAACTGCCTGCTCCGTTTTCCTTGTTAGCCAGCTGAAAAAGCATCCGGGTAGTCACACAATTCCAAATTCACAACAGCTGCTTCCAGGGAAGATGGTAAGATAAATACTGAACCACTATCAGTTCCGGAAAGAAGGTCCTTACCAAGAAATTGCATTCTAGTAAAATTATAATAAGTGATCGAATGGCAAAGTTTGGCTCCTGAAAATTCCCCTTAGGAAGACGTTGATTTCCGCAAAACCGTATTCCCTACATTCTATTTTGATACAATCAAGCAGTGGtttcctaagagcatctctagcagaacaCCCACACacaccacccccaccaccacGAAACCCTAAACCCGTAATTTCATTTCCATTTTTCACGTGCAAAATTGAATATCTAGAACCCTAAACATGATTTCAAAAATTTGGCACAAGAAGTTTATACTAGTTTGTCCGAGTTGATCCGACATAATTTACAAATGATGGCAAATATGATCTAAATGTTCCTAAAAACTACACTAAGCTAGTCCAGGATTCATCTACATCATCGGGACTTGGGGATTTCATCAGCGTAGTTGTCGGCCTTGCAGGAGAGAGCGACAGAGGTTCACGCTGTCAGAGTAGTCGTTGGAGCAGTCGACGACCACGTACCCACGTTGCGCCATTTCCGAGCGGATGGAGACTTTCTTTGCGTGGTGGATATCACAAGCCAGCTCGTCATCGGCATCGTGGGCACCCTAGAAACAAACTTTCCATCTACTAAAGAAGACCGACTTAGTGTTGACGGTGAAATCATTCCTTACTTTCCAAATGTTTCATGCAGCACAACAAAAATCTCCATAAAACATGGTCTCCCAACTGCCGCTCTCGTAGAAATATAATTTTCTGCAAAATCCCGCGAGAAGTCCTAGTGTATATTTAAAAACAACCAACATTGTCTTGAAAAATCACAATGGAAGAAGAGATGGTCTCGTGTTTCAGTGTCTCCTCCAGTACATAGAACACACTCATGACCAGAATCAAGATGCCAATGTTTACGTAATATTAAGTCCTGTGTGTTTAACCGATCCATCAAGAGAAGCTAGACAAACACTTTCAGTTTTGGTATAGCTTTAGATTTTCAAATCGCGCTGAGCGCTGCATCTGTAGGAAGCTTTCCAAACAAAAATTTGTAATATTTGTAGGGAGCATAGTTATCCCCTAAACAAAGTAAATTGATCAACTTCATGTCCCGAAGGAGGCATCTCCTGCAACAACTGAGAGACTTCATGCATTCTTGAAAAGCTTCTACCGACAAAGGTAGTGCAAAGTAATTGTCCAAATCATCTACATTATGACCTGGATTATGCAATTAATTCAAGCCTATTATGACCTGAATTATGTAATATAACCACCGTGCTTGTCCGTCTCTCACTT includes the following:
- the LOC127306993 gene encoding uncharacterized protein; translated protein: MTTSALANLAGASPLPTFAPRPRSRPNSASPGPTGPAAPRRLAVAPPPRAFFSREPYQPQIPELAGYSPVQAGLVPMVVETTSRGERSYDIFSRLLKERIICMNGPIADETASLVVAQLLFLESENPLKPISLYINSPGGVVTAGLAIYDTMQYIRCPVNTICIGQAASMGSLLLAAGARGERRALPNARIMIHQPSGGAQGQATDIAIQAKEILKLRDRLNKIYLKHTGQKIEKIEQCMERDLFMDPEEALAWGLIDEVIESRPASLMPEGLSGVDSPNIGGSGGGGSGRGREMEEPSAV